One Porphyromonas pogonae genomic region harbors:
- a CDS encoding PD-(D/E)XK nuclease family protein has product MEPFLKLVAKDYFNELGTSISNIRFIFPSRRAGLFFRKYLGELSEKPFFAPAITTINDFIIGLAAGYRKVLDKTELLFDLYSAYCECVDQPSSFDEFLYWGNIILDDFDEIDRYLINPKLLFNNLAEYKALDDDLSHLTQDQIDAIKSFWKNLSPRLKSVEYLNNNDGDEDYQENFIEFWEKLLPLYKTFNKILDVKNAAYEGKIYNELAHDEDILSRIKYKRNIFVGLFAFSRSEEVILRRLKKADCAEFCWDENALVLSDHKHTAKRILERNKNLLGQVKGSWISQCGEFDTAIKVVKCGGTIAQAKVLPSVLLQFLADQDIPEDDLLYTAIILPDEKLLMPVVSAIPPTYEKLNITMGYPLNRTPVAIFVDKWMRMVRSLKKFNNTFHYPADQVLDLLNMRLIADKSQDSSRLVRLIREQKSYFLILSELQAASADDPLLTLLFRKISSSEDLLSSLLEILYLLVNENSDDPKSREPGSVGNSMPEDEQLDNGLTAFDTEFIFHYASLVRRLIDLLNHYHMSPLTDTTVGLLEGLASRFTIPFEGEPLKGLQVMGMLETRALNFKNIIVLSAKEGVLPKLSVNSTLIPYTLRNGYSLPTGDIQDATAAYNFYRLLSNAENIYLLHDANGQGNGQGEESRYIRQLQFLYNKNVIDTTIKLNTYFPPAPIIRIKKTPEILASLHRFCIDRELAPSRLNTYVSCPLKFYYEAIENLFEAEAPEILMDAAEFGSVVHKAMQDIYMSFEDGGMITSDFISGLLTKGNTTINRTVTDAYKSEYLNRPDRKDIGGLGKLYCKMITRYVRAVLLYDMSLCPIRYIAGEKKFHGLIQMSDGKMLRTKGTIDRIDEINGTIRIVDYKTGKDDYKLRDWEMISMHPPKTKNQPKAIAQTLLYCELMLTGKENMTPENIKLNIKSPIKPCIYNLRDMIKQKELYNGYLSVPLSLGEKPEELDDYKHIRDIYLGEVQTILDEIFNPNIDFEQTDDTDYCAFCPFALSCGRVQ; this is encoded by the coding sequence ATGGAACCATTCTTAAAACTTGTAGCAAAAGATTATTTCAACGAACTTGGTACTTCTATCAGTAATATCAGGTTTATTTTCCCGTCTCGTAGAGCCGGGCTCTTCTTTAGGAAATATTTAGGAGAATTATCGGAGAAACCTTTTTTTGCACCCGCCATTACCACAATCAATGATTTTATTATTGGTCTGGCAGCGGGGTACAGGAAGGTGTTGGACAAGACTGAGCTCCTTTTTGATCTATATTCAGCTTATTGCGAATGTGTTGACCAGCCTTCTTCTTTTGATGAGTTTCTTTACTGGGGTAATATTATTTTGGATGACTTCGATGAGATCGACAGGTACCTTATAAACCCTAAATTACTTTTTAATAATCTCGCTGAATATAAAGCTCTTGATGACGATTTGTCTCATTTGACACAAGATCAGATTGATGCCATAAAATCGTTCTGGAAGAATCTAAGTCCAAGACTAAAGAGTGTGGAATACCTCAACAATAATGATGGAGATGAAGACTATCAAGAGAATTTCATTGAATTTTGGGAAAAACTTCTTCCACTATATAAAACCTTCAACAAAATTCTCGATGTAAAAAATGCGGCTTATGAAGGTAAGATATATAACGAATTGGCTCATGATGAGGATATCCTGAGTCGGATCAAATACAAAAGAAATATTTTTGTAGGCTTGTTTGCATTCTCCAGATCAGAAGAGGTAATATTGCGACGATTGAAGAAAGCTGATTGTGCTGAGTTCTGTTGGGATGAAAATGCTTTGGTTCTTTCCGATCATAAGCATACTGCAAAGAGAATATTGGAACGTAATAAGAATCTCTTAGGACAAGTCAAAGGATCTTGGATTTCTCAGTGCGGAGAGTTCGATACGGCTATAAAAGTTGTGAAATGCGGAGGAACCATAGCTCAGGCAAAAGTATTACCGTCGGTATTATTGCAGTTTCTTGCTGATCAAGATATTCCTGAAGATGATTTATTATATACAGCCATTATACTTCCGGATGAAAAACTACTGATGCCTGTAGTTTCGGCTATACCACCTACATATGAGAAGCTCAATATTACTATGGGTTATCCTTTGAACAGAACACCTGTAGCAATATTTGTAGATAAATGGATGCGAATGGTGCGTTCTCTCAAAAAGTTTAATAATACATTTCACTATCCGGCCGATCAGGTGTTAGATTTACTGAATATGAGGCTTATCGCTGATAAATCTCAAGATTCAAGTCGACTTGTACGGCTTATAAGAGAACAAAAAAGTTATTTCTTAATTCTTTCAGAACTCCAAGCTGCTTCGGCAGATGACCCATTATTGACACTGCTCTTCCGAAAGATATCAAGCTCTGAGGATTTGCTATCTTCCCTTTTAGAAATTCTATATCTATTGGTGAATGAAAATAGTGATGATCCAAAATCACGAGAACCTGGTTCAGTGGGAAATTCTATGCCGGAAGATGAACAGTTGGATAATGGTCTTACGGCTTTTGATACAGAGTTCATATTTCACTATGCTTCTCTTGTACGTCGCCTTATAGATCTCTTGAATCATTACCATATGTCTCCACTGACGGATACTACTGTGGGATTATTGGAAGGTTTAGCGAGCCGATTTACAATTCCTTTCGAAGGCGAGCCTTTAAAAGGACTTCAAGTTATGGGTATGTTAGAGACAAGAGCATTAAACTTCAAAAACATCATCGTGCTTTCGGCCAAGGAAGGAGTGTTGCCAAAATTATCAGTCAATTCTACACTTATACCTTATACCTTACGTAATGGATATAGTTTGCCTACAGGTGATATCCAAGATGCTACTGCAGCCTATAATTTTTATCGATTGCTCAGTAATGCTGAGAATATCTATCTTTTGCACGATGCCAACGGACAGGGCAATGGCCAAGGAGAAGAGAGCCGATATATCAGACAACTTCAGTTCTTATATAATAAAAATGTTATAGACACAACTATAAAACTCAATACTTATTTCCCTCCTGCCCCTATCATCAGAATAAAGAAAACTCCGGAAATATTGGCTTCGCTCCACAGGTTTTGTATTGATAGGGAGCTTGCTCCGAGTAGATTGAATACTTACGTTAGCTGTCCTCTCAAATTCTATTACGAAGCTATTGAGAATTTATTTGAAGCAGAAGCTCCTGAAATTCTCATGGATGCGGCTGAATTTGGTTCAGTAGTACACAAGGCTATGCAAGATATTTATATGTCTTTTGAAGATGGAGGAATGATAACTTCCGATTTTATCAGTGGTTTATTGACAAAAGGTAATACTACCATAAATCGCACTGTAACGGACGCATATAAATCAGAGTATTTAAATAGACCTGACAGGAAAGATATAGGAGGGCTGGGCAAGCTATACTGCAAGATGATCACGAGATACGTACGTGCGGTATTATTATATGATATGAGCTTATGTCCTATAAGATATATTGCAGGAGAAAAGAAGTTTCACGGCCTCATTCAAATGTCCGATGGTAAAATGCTCAGAACCAAAGGAACTATTGATCGTATTGATGAAATTAACGGAACTATAAGAATAGTAGATTATAAGACGGGAAAAGATGATTATAAACTAAGAGATTGGGAGATGATATCGATGCATCCTCCAAAAACTAAGAACCAACCCAAAGCCATTGCTCAGACTCTTCTATATTGCGAGCTTATGCTCACAGGGAAGGAAAATATGACTCCGGAAAATATAAAATTGAATATAAAATCACCCATAAAACCTTGTATTTATAATCTCAGGGATATGATTAAGCAAAAGGAATTATATAATGGATATCTATCCGTTCCTCTTTCTCTCGGTGAAAAACCTGAGGAACTCGATGATTATAAACATATCAGGGATATTTATCTGGGTGAAGTACAAACAATACTTGATGAAATATTCAACCCCAATATTGATTTTGAGCAAACGGACGATACTGATTATTGTGCTTTTTGCCCGTTTGCTCTAAGTTGTGGACGGGTGCAGTAA
- a CDS encoding mechanosensitive ion channel family protein, protein MKFSLLNLPAVAIDSADIKKSDSLLNQVSKPLFEDGFNFKAFSFDWLAGLLNFGIKVIIAIILFVIGRYLITLAVRANERLLNRKKLDPMVASLLGSIIVVTLYVILFLLIANILGYQPVSFAAILASVGLAIGMALSGQLQNLAGGVIILVTKPFRIGDFIESQSVTGTVKEVTFFHTRILTLDNKVVFVPNGSLSSGIVTNYSLNDTRRNEWTFGVEYNENFDKVKSVLEGLIAADKRILKDPAPKIVLNKLNDSSVDIIVRAWSKSEDLWEVYWSFNERVYSEFNKKGISFPFPQLTVHYADKAPSPDRTKDKIDNFSSNFDL, encoded by the coding sequence ATGAAATTTTCATTATTAAACTTACCTGCCGTTGCGATTGACTCTGCCGATATCAAGAAATCAGATTCTTTGTTGAATCAAGTGAGTAAACCTCTTTTTGAAGACGGTTTCAATTTCAAAGCTTTTTCTTTTGACTGGCTTGCAGGCTTGCTGAATTTTGGTATCAAAGTTATTATTGCTATTATCTTATTCGTTATAGGGCGCTATCTTATTACTTTAGCCGTAAGAGCTAATGAAAGACTCCTCAACCGTAAAAAACTTGACCCCATGGTAGCAAGTCTTCTGGGCTCTATTATTGTAGTAACGCTATATGTAATTCTTTTCTTGCTCATTGCTAATATATTGGGATATCAACCCGTTTCATTTGCTGCTATTTTGGCTTCTGTGGGTTTGGCAATAGGGATGGCTCTGAGTGGCCAATTGCAAAATCTGGCGGGTGGAGTAATAATTCTAGTCACAAAACCATTCAGAATAGGTGATTTCATTGAGTCTCAGTCTGTGACAGGTACGGTAAAGGAAGTTACTTTCTTCCATACTCGCATACTTACACTTGACAATAAAGTTGTATTTGTGCCCAATGGCAGTCTGAGTAGTGGTATCGTTACCAATTACTCACTCAATGATACAAGAAGAAATGAGTGGACTTTCGGTGTAGAGTATAATGAGAATTTCGATAAAGTAAAATCTGTGCTTGAAGGGCTCATTGCTGCAGACAAGAGGATACTCAAAGATCCTGCGCCAAAGATTGTGCTCAATAAGCTTAATGACAGCTCTGTAGATATCATAGTAAGAGCATGGTCCAAATCGGAAGACTTATGGGAAGTATACTGGTCATTCAATGAAAGAGTATACAGTGAGTTTAATAAAAAAGGAATATCATTTCCATTTCCTCAACTTACGGTACATTATGCAGATAAGGCTCCTAGTCCTGATCGCACGAAAGATAAAATTGATAATTTCTCGTCCAATTTCGATTTATAA
- a CDS encoding metallophosphoesterase family protein encodes MRINLFKQKFSDQEDVKINYKNIDSQGEIRLYREQGAFPLKLSDTIRGNSGSLNLGKLSAGEYSVKYYIGNVASPISIKFEVEPSPFVLEPGDIKMAIFSDPHVMAHEIIKKEGSLSERELRSDRKLLRESEDILDAVLNDIKQQKPRLILIPGDLTKDGELISHKRIIEKLEPLRKSGIPILVIPGNHDINDPNAAIFDGDSKEQTPTVSPQEFASLYAHYGYESALVKDKNSLSYIAEPIKDLVIVGLDGNLYKENLFTSKGDSRNLNNSGGRLNDSTLKWLDLELGKLDKDKTIFVMIHHNVIEHFAHQAQYLPLYVLKNNDALIDILFKHHVKLLFTGHFHACDVAVLKSNEGKVLYEIETGSTITYPCPYRLLNYSPNRGLIAYQTRLVRDTPMRYSPSRTLPFQEQIYKSLTETMPQIIEWQVINMFDKIKQRMATDAEVAQFSQDDVSKIARIFKQNLGGLAVKLILTHYEGNEHLLYIPNIETDIEQAIQKSVKEYFPQNSDAYFGLIMQRLKNSKTYMQAMEALHSMLDNRPNKDARVLDDLNGIIRF; translated from the coding sequence ATGAGAATAAATCTTTTTAAGCAGAAATTCTCAGATCAGGAAGATGTAAAAATAAACTATAAGAATATAGACTCCCAGGGTGAGATCCGATTGTATCGTGAGCAAGGTGCATTCCCTCTAAAATTATCAGATACGATACGGGGAAATTCAGGATCCTTAAATCTTGGGAAGTTAAGCGCAGGCGAATATAGTGTGAAGTATTACATTGGGAATGTAGCATCACCTATATCCATTAAGTTCGAAGTAGAGCCGTCACCTTTTGTTTTAGAACCGGGAGATATAAAAATGGCAATATTTTCTGACCCGCATGTGATGGCTCACGAAATAATCAAGAAAGAGGGTAGTCTTTCAGAACGAGAATTACGCTCGGACAGAAAACTCCTTAGAGAAAGTGAGGATATCTTGGATGCTGTATTAAACGATATTAAGCAACAGAAACCTCGGTTAATACTCATCCCCGGTGACCTAACGAAGGATGGAGAGCTAATATCTCACAAAAGGATTATAGAAAAGTTGGAACCTCTGAGAAAAAGTGGAATCCCAATCTTAGTAATTCCCGGTAATCATGATATCAATGATCCCAATGCAGCCATATTTGATGGAGATAGTAAAGAGCAGACCCCGACTGTATCACCTCAAGAATTTGCTTCTCTATATGCACACTACGGATATGAATCAGCCTTGGTAAAAGATAAAAATTCATTGAGTTATATAGCGGAACCTATCAAAGATCTCGTCATTGTAGGTCTTGACGGTAATTTATATAAAGAAAATTTATTTACCTCCAAGGGGGATAGTCGTAACCTCAATAATTCAGGAGGCAGATTGAACGACTCTACTTTGAAATGGCTTGATCTTGAATTGGGCAAACTGGATAAGGATAAAACTATATTTGTGATGATACATCACAATGTGATAGAGCACTTTGCACATCAAGCACAATATCTTCCGTTATATGTGCTCAAAAACAATGACGCTTTGATTGATATTCTATTTAAGCATCATGTTAAACTTTTGTTTACAGGTCACTTCCATGCCTGCGATGTGGCAGTGCTCAAAAGTAATGAGGGAAAAGTCTTGTATGAGATTGAGACGGGATCTACTATAACTTATCCTTGCCCATACAGATTGTTAAATTATAGTCCGAACAGAGGGCTTATAGCGTATCAGACACGCCTTGTACGGGATACCCCGATGAGATATTCTCCTTCCCGCACTCTACCTTTCCAGGAGCAAATTTATAAATCACTCACCGAAACAATGCCACAAATAATCGAATGGCAAGTCATCAATATGTTTGACAAAATTAAACAGAGAATGGCAACAGATGCAGAGGTGGCTCAGTTTTCGCAAGATGATGTGAGTAAAATAGCCCGTATATTCAAACAGAATTTAGGCGGATTGGCCGTAAAACTTATTCTCACACATTATGAGGGTAACGAGCATCTTTTATATATCCCCAACATTGAAACTGATATAGAACAAGCTATTCAAAAAAGTGTAAAGGAATATTTTCCTCAAAACAGCGATGCATACTTTGGTCTCATAATGCAAAGACTGAAAAACTCGAAAACCTACATGCAAGCTATGGAGGCACTGCATTCCATGCTCGATAATAGGCCTAATAAAGATGCGCGTGTACTTGATGATCTCAATGGTATTATTCGATTCTAA
- a CDS encoding ABC transporter permease, protein MSKIGIIINREYMVRVRKKSFLLTTLIAPVFFVVIIALPILLATLGGDKQQVAVIDRTGEYLPLLKDTDNYTFVKTNKSIDELRKGEMGDSITAVLEIRQDLLEDRQAISLYSFKQLPSGLEEYINKTLSDYLSDKKLSSYNIEGLKDIVRDSKINIKTSTYKWGENGAENKTSGGVASMIGIALTMMSYMFIMMYGSMVLQGVLEEKKSRIMEVMVSSVKPFDMMMGKIIGIGLVGITQLAIWAVLTWILFIIAQFTLLGSLYDASTIASLQASQVNGLAAGFSADDFSDMKEVFSIIQGINFGEIITLFIIFFIGGYLLYSSIFAAIGSAVSSDEDTNQLMVPVTILMVFSFYAGFASMNNPEGPLAFWCSLIPFTSPIVMMVRLPYDVPIWQEILSVILLFATFVGVTWIGAKIYRVGVLMYGKKPSLKEMWKWTKYK, encoded by the coding sequence ATGAGTAAAATAGGAATCATCATCAATAGGGAGTATATGGTAAGGGTGCGGAAGAAATCGTTTCTCCTTACTACCTTGATTGCTCCCGTATTCTTTGTTGTCATTATAGCTTTGCCCATATTACTAGCGACCTTGGGTGGTGACAAACAGCAGGTCGCTGTCATTGACCGCACAGGTGAGTATCTGCCATTGCTCAAAGACACGGACAACTATACTTTCGTCAAAACAAACAAATCAATAGATGAGCTTCGTAAAGGCGAAATGGGTGATAGCATAACTGCTGTACTGGAAATACGACAAGATTTGCTAGAAGACAGGCAGGCTATCAGTCTATATTCCTTCAAGCAGTTACCTTCCGGTCTGGAAGAGTATATCAATAAAACTCTTTCTGACTACCTCTCGGATAAGAAATTGAGTTCTTATAATATAGAAGGTCTCAAAGACATTGTACGTGACAGTAAGATTAATATCAAGACTAGTACATATAAGTGGGGAGAGAACGGTGCCGAGAATAAAACGTCCGGTGGGGTAGCCAGCATGATAGGCATAGCCTTGACAATGATGAGTTATATGTTTATCATGATGTATGGATCCATGGTGCTACAAGGTGTCTTGGAAGAAAAGAAAAGCCGTATCATGGAAGTTATGGTTTCTTCTGTAAAACCCTTTGATATGATGATGGGTAAGATCATAGGTATAGGTCTTGTAGGTATCACCCAATTGGCTATTTGGGCTGTACTTACATGGATACTCTTTATCATAGCTCAGTTTACATTACTGGGAAGCTTGTATGATGCGAGCACTATTGCTTCTTTACAAGCAAGCCAAGTAAATGGATTGGCAGCCGGATTCTCCGCAGATGATTTCAGTGATATGAAAGAAGTATTCAGCATTATCCAAGGGATCAATTTTGGAGAGATCATTACGCTATTTATTATCTTCTTTATCGGAGGATATCTATTATACTCTTCTATTTTTGCAGCTATAGGCTCTGCTGTTTCCAGTGATGAAGATACTAACCAACTTATGGTGCCTGTGACTATACTAATGGTATTTTCATTTTATGCAGGATTTGCATCAATGAACAATCCTGAAGGACCTCTAGCCTTTTGGTGTTCACTCATTCCATTTACTTCACCTATCGTAATGATGGTGAGATTACCCTATGATGTGCCTATATGGCAAGAGATATTGAGTGTTATCCTCCTTTTTGCAACATTTGTAGGTGTTACTTGGATCGGGGCTAAGATCTATCGTGTAGGGGTTCTTATGTATGGCAAGAAGCCTTCTCTCAAGGAGATGTGGAAGTGGACAAAATATAAATAA
- a CDS encoding IS4 family transposase, with translation MTRRVDGVMNSCFKNHAERQGAYRLLNNKRWKMDQFLDCVTANSAQCCKDLKHVLCIQDTTEFTFDNISGRLNPNDEDYGYGTNKSSEYSIFAHPCLLFDPETETPMGYSSIELYNRDRKDARQKKQLRKKIGFNEKESSRWAASAKMANANLPENLRKTMVGDRENDIYTVMSKTLEEGCDFLIRSIHNRLLEGDSKSKKERIIEWLDKQPVSFSCTSQITRQNRRKPRKALFDVKYAPVTFGNTGNGKDDVSKSISCHYVHVREDAGSVPEGEKPIEWRLLTSHEVKSKEDALRIIQWYKYRWHIEEVFRLMKTKGLGITSAQLENGMAMKKLMAMGFYVVLKCMTLKKKYDTANESVSCNRLFTEEECEMLHLEMEMLHKESPRSKDGNNPFREDSLAWASWIIARLGSWKAYVKSGGPPGYNTICKGLKVFHEHLTVLSFMKQKN, from the coding sequence ATGACACGTCGTGTGGACGGGGTCATGAACAGTTGTTTTAAGAATCATGCAGAAAGGCAGGGGGCTTATCGACTCCTAAATAATAAAAGATGGAAAATGGATCAGTTTTTGGACTGCGTTACCGCAAATAGCGCACAATGTTGCAAAGATCTTAAGCATGTGCTTTGCATTCAGGATACTACAGAGTTTACTTTTGATAATATCAGTGGCCGATTAAACCCTAATGACGAAGATTATGGGTATGGAACCAACAAGAGTTCGGAGTACAGCATCTTTGCTCATCCTTGCTTGCTCTTTGACCCTGAGACGGAAACCCCTATGGGTTATAGTTCGATTGAGTTGTATAACAGAGATCGCAAAGACGCACGCCAGAAGAAACAGCTGCGTAAAAAAATTGGATTTAATGAGAAAGAATCGTCTCGTTGGGCTGCATCGGCTAAAATGGCAAACGCGAATTTGCCAGAAAATTTACGTAAAACCATGGTGGGTGATCGTGAGAATGATATCTACACCGTCATGAGTAAGACGTTGGAAGAAGGATGTGATTTTCTGATTCGCTCCATTCACAATCGGCTTCTCGAGGGAGATTCAAAATCTAAAAAAGAACGTATCATCGAATGGTTGGATAAACAACCGGTTAGTTTCAGTTGCACATCCCAGATCACTAGGCAAAATAGGCGTAAACCTCGCAAGGCGTTGTTCGACGTCAAATATGCACCAGTCACTTTCGGCAACACAGGTAATGGTAAAGACGATGTTTCAAAGAGTATTAGCTGCCACTACGTTCATGTCAGAGAAGATGCCGGTAGCGTTCCCGAGGGTGAAAAGCCTATCGAATGGCGTTTGCTCACCTCGCACGAAGTAAAGAGTAAGGAAGATGCACTCCGGATTATACAGTGGTACAAGTATCGATGGCATATCGAAGAAGTCTTTAGATTAATGAAAACCAAAGGCTTGGGTATTACCTCTGCCCAATTAGAAAACGGTATGGCGATGAAAAAGCTTATGGCAATGGGGTTCTATGTTGTGCTAAAGTGTATGACTCTAAAGAAAAAATATGACACTGCCAATGAGAGCGTTTCATGTAATCGACTCTTTACAGAGGAAGAGTGCGAGATGCTGCATCTAGAGATGGAAATGCTACATAAAGAGTCTCCTCGATCAAAAGATGGGAATAATCCTTTTCGGGAAGATTCGTTAGCTTGGGCTTCGTGGATAATAGCCCGACTGGGATCATGGAAAGCTTATGTAAAATCTGGCGGACCTCCAGGATATAATACCATATGCAAAGGTCTAAAGGTTTTCCATGAGCACCTCACTGTACTATCTTTCATGAAACAAAAAAATTAA
- a CDS encoding tetratricopeptide repeat protein: MQIIKHFLSHKTVLIFLTVFKCGMFGCFAQNTQDSLQNDPYKALIEKSFEAGNKGEYNLAEKFLQEAINLQPDNPFNSMLMNNIAGIQQLEGKEKEAINTYSKALSLMPEEQTIRHNRALLYAKMGMDTEAISDYSILISRAPKNEVYLYQRAMLYMANKKYTSAEIDLNEIIKNNDNSLRARMGYAWLETMRGNYDAAERLYAYLISKLSDNSEVYEGRARMYFARNMNGFALRDVNKAFDLSGNKVSPTLYILRGEINLKLGDKKSAAKDFEVARKIDPKVAIPQIQ, from the coding sequence ATGCAAATTATAAAACATTTTCTTTCGCATAAAACAGTCCTTATTTTTCTAACTGTTTTTAAGTGCGGTATGTTTGGTTGTTTCGCACAGAATACCCAGGACAGCTTACAAAATGATCCCTACAAAGCTTTGATCGAGAAAAGTTTTGAAGCCGGAAATAAGGGAGAATATAATCTTGCCGAAAAGTTTTTACAAGAAGCGATAAATCTACAGCCTGATAATCCTTTCAACTCTATGTTAATGAATAATATAGCAGGGATACAACAACTCGAAGGTAAAGAAAAAGAAGCTATAAATACTTATTCAAAGGCTTTGTCTCTTATGCCAGAAGAACAAACGATAAGACATAATAGAGCCTTGCTCTATGCCAAGATGGGAATGGATACGGAGGCTATTTCTGATTATAGTATTCTCATTTCCAGAGCTCCAAAAAATGAAGTATATCTTTACCAAAGAGCTATGTTATATATGGCCAATAAGAAATACACATCTGCAGAGATAGACCTCAACGAAATCATCAAAAACAACGATAATTCATTGAGAGCCAGGATGGGATATGCTTGGCTTGAAACAATGAGAGGTAACTATGATGCAGCAGAGCGATTGTATGCCTATTTGATAAGTAAATTATCGGACAATTCTGAAGTATACGAAGGAAGAGCCCGTATGTACTTTGCTAGAAATATGAATGGCTTTGCCTTGCGAGATGTAAACAAAGCTTTTGATTTGTCGGGAAACAAAGTTTCTCCTACATTGTATATTCTCAGAGGTGAAATCAACTTAAAACTTGGCGATAAGAAAAGTGCAGCCAAAGATTTTGAAGTAGCACGTAAAATAGATCCCAAAGTAGCAATTCCACAAATACAATAA
- a CDS encoding ABC transporter ATP-binding protein, with amino-acid sequence MAFLEIRHVSKHYAQHTALDDVSLSIDRGKVFGLLGPNGAGKTSLIRIINRITAPDTGEVLMDGGHIMQKDVEKIGYLPEERGLYRKMKVGEHAIYLARLKGIPRAEAVERLKTWFEKFDIMPWWDKKVEELSKGMQQKVQFVCTVIHDPDLLIFDEPFSGFDPVNADLLKNEILELRDKGKTVIFSTHNMQSVEEVCDHIALINKSRVVLKGAVADIRQANKTDIVNISYEGTLAAESLAHFNILSINTSGTGGYLRIQKDKHQSNRNILNALPLDIIITSFNEEIPSMHDIFVNTVKNNLTHE; translated from the coding sequence ATGGCATTTTTAGAGATACGTCATGTCTCCAAACATTATGCTCAACACACAGCTCTGGATGATGTGAGTCTAAGCATTGATCGAGGCAAAGTATTTGGCTTACTTGGCCCCAATGGTGCCGGCAAAACATCATTGATACGCATTATCAATAGAATCACAGCACCCGACACTGGAGAGGTGTTGATGGATGGCGGTCACATTATGCAGAAGGATGTAGAGAAAATAGGTTATCTGCCGGAAGAAAGAGGCTTGTACAGAAAAATGAAAGTAGGAGAGCACGCAATCTATTTGGCTAGACTCAAGGGAATTCCTCGCGCAGAAGCAGTGGAGCGTCTCAAAACTTGGTTTGAGAAATTTGATATCATGCCTTGGTGGGATAAGAAAGTAGAGGAGTTATCTAAGGGTATGCAGCAAAAAGTACAGTTTGTATGTACTGTAATACATGATCCGGATCTACTTATCTTTGACGAGCCGTTTAGCGGATTTGACCCTGTCAATGCCGACTTACTCAAAAATGAAATATTAGAGCTTAGAGATAAAGGTAAAACTGTAATTTTCTCTACCCATAATATGCAATCGGTAGAAGAAGTATGTGATCACATAGCTCTTATCAATAAATCCAGAGTAGTGCTCAAAGGAGCTGTTGCCGATATACGCCAAGCCAACAAAACGGATATCGTGAATATTTCTTATGAAGGGACATTGGCAGCAGAAAGCTTGGCTCACTTTAATATCCTCTCTATCAATACAAGTGGGACAGGAGGTTATCTGAGAATCCAAAAGGATAAACATCAGTCAAATCGCAATATTCTTAATGCTCTCCCTTTGGATATCATCATTACATCTTTCAATGAAGAGATACCCAGTATGCATGATATTTTTGTCAACACCGTAAAAAACAACTTGACTCATGAGTAA